tcgccaggattcgaacgtgtACAGcctcataggctacaatggcacgaattcgatatccgcattcagggcgaagtgtccccaacctaaaaagatattagagagttaaagaaggcgcagcggagcgggcccggttctgctagttatgtatatatatttctgacaGTCGCAAAATCTAACAtaatcttgccatgtccgtccgtccgtctgcctgttggaATCACACTGCaacttttaaaaatggagatttaaagctgaaattttgcacagattcttttttcccattggcaggttaaattcgaaaatgagctatatcggactatatcttgatatagccccattaaAAAAccataattatccgatttcgctaaaaattacTCACCCTTTCTCCCTAGTAGGAGAGactcaagagaataattattcgGTACACGAATAATCGGTTCcggctatcgaagcacttttgcagttaaagagtttttggttttacaaatttaaactcaatgtcaacggacctccattttatagcagagtccgaacggcgtgccgcattcgAATTATTGACTTCTTAAAGATGTTCTATGCACCGCTTCTAAAACCCCTTCAAAATATACGTTTTAGTCTATGAGCAACAAACACTAACCTTTCATTATAATACATATACCGACCAGCTTTACAAACACCCACTGCAATGCCATAGTTTTCAAGGTTAGGCAGATGGTTTTCAAGAAAACAAATGTTCAATGCTATTTCCAGAAGAAAAATATCTGCAATTCAAAAATCAAGAAGGTCActgaaagttatttttttttgctaaattggATTATTTTCAACACTAGGCTACAGTACCCTCTAACAGTTTTGAAGCTTTTTAGATGcaatatgtctgtccgtccacaaACTTTTCTACCTATTGACCAACTGTTTGCTGTAACTGTGGTTCATTTGTGATTGGAGTAAGGTTATGTTTGATTGAGTGAAATATGGttatgttttggtattactgcCAAGTCAAGTCATGTTGACttcttaaaatttgtattaagTACGCTCGGAATCGATTTGAACAAATTATTGAACTGAACAAATTACTATTTTCATCTTCCCAACTCTGTACACCatctattaggttgcccaataagtaattgcggattttttaaaagaaagtaaatgcatttttaataaaacttagaataaactttaatcaaatatactttttttaaacttttttcctaaagcaagctaaaagttacagctgataactgacagaagaaagaatgcaattacagagtcacaagctgtgaaaaaatttgtcaacgtcgactatatgaaaaacccgcaattactttttgggcaatcataTTGCTCTCATATGAAGAGATCTCAccgtttttattcccaccactataggatgagggatatactaatcaagtaattacgtttgtaacacctcgaaatattcgtctaagaccccataaagtatatattctcgatcgtctcttcattctgactcgatctagccatgcccgtccgtccgtctgtcaaaatcacgatggAGGTCGAAagcttaaagctagccgcttgaaattttgcactgataattagtatcgatgtaggtcgttgggacttgcaaattggccatatcggttcagatttcgatatagctcccacataaacagatttccatatagctcccacataaaccgatttccatatatgacccctggaagccgcaattttagtgcgagttggctgaaattttgcatgcggtgtactgttatgacttccaacatttgtgttaagtatggtctaaatcggtctttaacctgatatagctcccatatctcccgatttgacttcttgcatcGAGTGTATGTATTcttcaagtatatatattcttgatcgtaaagattgagaatatatataccgtgtccgtccatctgtccgacgtcagtctgtcgaaagcacgctaacttacgaaggagtaaagctagccgcttgaaattttgcataaatactttttgttagtgtaggtcggttgggattgtaaatgggccaaatcggtcaatgttttgatatagcttccatataaaccgatcttgggtcttgacttcttgagcctctagagggcgctattctcgtccgatttgactgaaactttgcacgtggtgttttggtattacttccaacaacagcgcttagtgtggttcaaatcggtccatgttttgatatagcagctatataaaccgatctttggtcttgacttcttgagcctctagaggacacaattctcatccgatttggctgaaattttgcatatggtgttttattatgactttcaaaaaatgtgctaagtatgatgcaaattcgttcataacttgatatagctgccatataaaccgatctgggatctcgacttcttgagcctctagagggcccaattctcatccgatttggcagaaaacttgtacaacggcttctctcatgaccttcaacatgcgtgttaaatatggtctgaatcgatcaatagcttgatactgctcccatataaacctatttccggattttgcttcttaagcccctacaacgcgcaattcttatccgaatgaacagaaatattacccaatgacttctacaatgttcagcattcatttatggtccgaatcggactataacttgatatagctccaatagcataacagttgttattcaattttctttgtttgcctaaaaagagatactgcgcatagaactcgacaaatgcgatccatggtggctcggccgaacttagcacgctcttaattgttttttttttttcatccatacaTGTGTTTTAGCTTAAACCAAAATCTCACTGTAGGCTAGTGTTactcttattttcaaaaatattatagTGCACTAAATCTATTTATACAATTGTTTTTGAAATACAAAAGAATTTCGAATAGTATTGGATCGATATGCAAGTTTCAGTGACAGGGGGACCATCATATGTGTTTTGTATAAATACAGTAGCTCTACGGACTTTTCTGCATAGAGGTAataaaaatgttctcaaaatcaTCTGCGTATTTTATACTGGTTGCACTAGTTATTCATTCTGCGTTGGATCCTGGTGTTATGGGTGCTGCAAGTAATAAGGCCAAAAAGAAGGCGGCCCGCATTGTTGGTGGTAATGCCAACGTCGTGAGGAACTTCCCCTATATAGTAcaattataccgcaatggcaaCTTCATTTGTGCCGGAACAGTGATATCCCAGCGTCACATATTAACAGCCGCCCATTGTGTAATGAATGACAATGTACCTTCGGCACTCACTGTTGTTGCTGGCGCCGGTCGATTGGGTGATGCCGGAACAAGTAGCAGAGTGAGCAAAATTATAAGACCGCGAAATTTCTCTCTGCAAAATATGGAAAACGATGCGGCTGTACTTAGAACGGCTCGTCCCTTGGTCGGACGAAACATTAGACGCATCCGCTTGTGTAACGCCGACCTTAGACAGGGTATGGTGATGAGAGTGAGCGGCTGGGGTGCTCGCAGTGAAAATAGGCCAGCACCTTCACGTCGTTTGCGTGTTATTAAGGTGCCGGTGGTTGCCAGGGCCACTTGCAGTTCGCAATATAACGGTGTAACCACACTTACCAATACCATGTTTTGTGCAGCGAAACGAGGTAAGGATTCCTGTTTTGGTGACTCAGGAGGACCAGCAGTGCGTAATGGTCGCGTCTGTGGTATTGTTTCGTTTGGAAATGGCTGTGCCCGCACAAATTACCCCGGTGTCTATACCGATGTTACGCGTATGAGAAGTTTTATTAACCAGGGCTTGGCACAGTAAGGAACACCATACTTTTTATGTAGGATAGACAGAATTTACAATACCATAATGTGAAGTAGAGAATAAGGAGCAGAAAATATCTAAATacatcaaaatttaaacaagtaaaaactagTTCAACTCGGCGATGGATGACgttatgtggcagttatatctaaatatgttctcATAAATAAATCACTCAAGACCTTGATATGGAAGATCGGTCCAATGACAACAATATACAAGTCTGGTTCACTCTAGCCAATTTTTATTATGGCTACGGGCCAACAAAAACTCACGGTTCCAAAGTTCATCGAAAATTGGGATAGtgctcattttatgggctcaatcgGGATGGCAATAGGTCTTTTTCGGCACGAATGTCGAGAGGTTTCATATATCTTACACTTTGAATTTCTCAAACATGTTTACTATTAGGTATCCAAATCAAAGAAACGGGTTGCAATGATTGTATGGCTACGTTTTTCTAAAGTGAATATTTaatggtatttataccctacacccccACTATGATagatggtattataactttgtacatttgtttgcaacgcaaagaaggagaagaattagatccattgataagtataccaacaGGCATGGACTCACTTCCAggtttgatttagctatgtccgtctgtctgtccatgaatTCTTGTGGTCAAGGTATAGGTCGCATTGTtgttttggtccaaggacgaacgtagctacaattttcgcccaatctatacaaaattttgcgtgcAGCTTCAACAcgcgtggaaaatttcatcaaaatcgaattagatatagctctcgtatatacCTTTGATGCCATATGGCCTTTTTATTGCCAAAATTAACTTTTGCTTGAGATGCTTATTATGACGACCCGACAAGTAGAcaagatttcttcaaaatcggtatagatattgatatagctcctgtatacatatatcttttatccgatatggctcttTAAGACTGTTGAAGCACAAGTTTGGtccaatcttaaaaaaaaaacagtaaggaaaggcaaaagtcgggcggagccgactatataacaccCTACATCACCGAGTCTTAATGCatactacttttaatacatgAAACCTgtgttgaaatctagtcagacttttaatttttataccttccaccataggatgggggtatactaatttcgtcattctgtttgtaactactcgaaatattcgtctcagaccccttaaagtatatatactattgatcgtcatgatattttatgtcgatctagccatgtccgtccgtctgtccgtctgtccgtctgcccgtctgtccgtccgtccgtctgtccgtccgtccgtctgtccgtccgtccgtctgtccgtccgtccgttcgtctgtccgtccgtccgtctgtctatcgaaagcatgctaactttcgaaggagtaaagccagccgcttgaaattttgcacaaatactttttattagtgtaggtcggttggga
This Stomoxys calcitrans chromosome 2, idStoCalc2.1, whole genome shotgun sequence DNA region includes the following protein-coding sequences:
- the LOC106080575 gene encoding transmembrane protease serine 2-like, which codes for MVIKGFLNLTLFLLLINFARTNGTAANMTRIVGGKVSFIGNNQYMVRVLRDNSFICGGALLNRNFVLCAAHCVVSVGPGRLTIVGGVNTASQRGVRRRVQKIIRPRSFSMTNMNNDVAVFKLRRPMVGPKISYIPLYNGRLRRGMRLKVSGWGLRSELANAPARHLRSVIVPVLAHSRCVQQYQSFIPITRTMFCAAKAGVKDSCSGDSGGPAVYRRQLVGIVSYGYGCARRNFAGVYTKVGAAEYEDKVIHSALDPGVMGAASNKAKKKAARIVGGNANVVRNFPYIVQLYRNGNFICAGTVISQRHILTAAHCVMNDNVPSALTVVAGAGRLGDAGTSSRVSKIIRPRNFSLQNMENDAAVLRTARPLVGRNIRRIRLCNADLRQGMVMRVSGWGARSENRPAPSRRLRVIKVPVVARATCSSQYNGVTTLTNTMFCAAKRGKDSCFGDSGGPAVRNGRVCGIVSFGNGCARTNYPGVYTDVTRMRSFINQGLAQ